AGCTCTGTGTATACTCTTCACGTCAATAAATTATTACCATATTAACTGTGAGACTCTGATATCACAACAAGACAGATACTGAGTTAAAGTTGAAATTACCTCTTCTTATGTTTACGTAGCAGGATAATGATAACAGTGATGActacagcaacacaaacaatgACCAATGCTGGGACCAGTGCACCAATTAAAGTGTAATCtatgagaaaaagaggaaaaagaagtgaTATGGAACAGTAAACATTCATAAAGCAACTACAGTTAACTTACTTCTATCAGATCCAGATTCATCATTAAAATCTGAAGAATTAGACCCACACATCAGATTTATAAAGTGATGATCAATTTTTAAATCTGTGATTTTTGAAAGTGGTTCTTACCATCATCAGGTGATTGATTGAAGGGTTTCTCACCAACCAAAAATGACAGTCTCGATGCAGGAATCGTCTTAAACACCTGAATTTCAGGGACTGAGAGCAGTCGTGCTGCACATCCAACTTGTGCGCCGTTTCCATGGAAACCAGACAGCACAGCTGTAGTGGTGACAGTGACTGTAGTGTTGGTGTTGGTGACACTGACTGTGCTGCTGTTAGAGAAGTAGAGGTCTTGTTGTGGGACATTCAGAGTTACTGTGGGAGCAGGACGACCTGTGGCCGAGCAGGACACAACTGTCTCTTCAGTAGAGTTTGATTCTATGATTTGTAGAATGGGTTCATGCAACTCTGCAAAGACACAACATTAACAAAATACTGTTTCACATTAATTAATTTGTCACAGACATCAGATTTGACATGAAACTTTGTGTCCAGTATGTTAGTTATTATGGCCTAGAAAGAATCTCCTGCTGCTGGTGATGCAGCATCTGTCACTTTCAGACtgtttcagtttttctgtcCTTTGATTAATTGATGCAGCTCTAtatgaatatactgtacataaactAAAAGCCATACAAACattgtctgtttgtttctttgcacTTTTTGAATTTTGTGGTGTGAAAATATAGTTATTGATTGCCctgtgacataaaaaaaactagtGATTTCATCTACAAAACTCCATTTTATGACAAGCACACAAACGTAATTCCAATCTGTCATCTATTTGCATGTGAAAGTAGAGATACATTATGAAACAGGTTAGTATTGTAATTCAGCAGCACAGATCAGTCGATGACTGATTTCAGTAGAAATGCCAAAAACTCAGTGGTTCCAGCTCTATAAATGCATCGGACATTTTACtaaatttctttgtttttatgggCAAAATGATACATTCagataataaataacatattaaataataataaaaaataagttttaGGATTAAGTTAGTCCTCACCATAGAGATGGAGGCAGGTTCTTCCTGTCAGAGAACCATCAGGATACGTGTTAAACAAACAGAGATAGCAGCCTTCATCCTGCTCCATCACCTTCCTGATAACTATGGAGCAGTTCTTCAGTCCAGCATCTGT
The Scomber scombrus chromosome 24, fScoSco1.1, whole genome shotgun sequence genome window above contains:
- the LOC134006551 gene encoding OX-2 membrane glycoprotein-like; the protein is MANHAVLFFLFVVEVFPKGLTDVIQTQQTVMVKVGEDVHLSCQLMQTKDVLQVTWQKDLPEGKKNLCSYNKYFGQTVNPGFQGKVEFTDAGLKNCSIVIRKVMEQDEGCYLCLFNTYPDGSLTGRTCLHLYELHEPILQIIESNSTEETVVSCSATGRPAPTVTLNVPQQDLYFSNSSTVSVTNTNTTVTVTTTAVLSGFHGNGAQVGCAARLLSVPEIQVFKTIPASRLSFLVGEKPFNQSPDDDFTLIVASFTAGTIVCVAVVVIVIAFLLKHKHNK